The stretch of DNA TAGGATTGTAAACATAATCTGACAAATCATAATAGCTGCCATTTTGACAGGTGCGTACGATGGTGACTGATTGGTCGTTGATATTATCACGTTCTGTGAAACTAGCGCGTTGGCCTTCCACGCAGCGACGTGGGGCCGCGTAAGCAGCGCGCTGACGAAGTCCGCCCCCGCCAGAGCCCCCACCACCTACTGTTTGGGCGAATGTGCTTGGAATAATAAACATCACCAATAAAATCGGTAATAAGATCTTTGCGATCATGTGAGGTCTTCCTTTTCGGCGTTACGAGCCATTTTCTTTTTCATTTCCATTTCAATAACGCCGGTGTGAGTCCATGAGAACAGGACATCATTGTCTTCGCGAGTCGTTAATGAGTTTTCGTGTAAATCCCGCAAAGCGCTATTCACCTTGCTAACAAACTGTCGGATATGCTGACGGCTTGTCACCAACGACAGCGTGTCGTATTCATACGATCTAGCATCGGAAAGATGCGCGATAATACTGATGGTCATGGCTAAGTAGTCTTTAACGGAGATATCACCCAGACTTAAAAATTCGAAATGAGTTTCTATGCGACCGTCAGCGCGCAAGTGCCATAACCCTGAACGCAATAAACGTGTCGTGAAGTCATGATAGGCTTCCTCATCAATTCCTAATTTTTTGGCCGCTTTTTTTAACGCTTCGGTTTCTGGTGCAAGTCCCGGCAAAATACTAAACAGCGAGAACTGATAGTTCTGGCGAATCATCTCTTTGGTCGACTCTAGAATTTCTTCTGTCGTCTGGCCCTCGAAAGCGAGTGTGCTGGGGATATTACTTAGACCCCAAGACGTTAACGATTCGGAGGATGGATTGTTTTTTGTATTCATCAAGTCGTCCTATCGTAGCTAACATGCGACTTTCAGTCCCTGGTGCTTTCAAAGCGGAACCACCCAGTTCTTTGATACGCTCTTCTAACATTCCTTCCACGTCCACGCCCAAAATACCCAATAA from Bdellovibrio bacteriovorus encodes:
- a CDS encoding helix-turn-helix domain-containing protein; its protein translation is MNRESFKSPSRGDEFMARVREACSLMGIRQKDLADSLDIQPSQMNLYFQGKVEMRSDRLLMLLGILGVDVEGMLEERIKELGGSALKAPGTESRMLATIGRLDEYKKQSILRIVNVLGSK